The following proteins come from a genomic window of Tepidiforma thermophila:
- a CDS encoding Zn-ribbon domain-containing OB-fold protein has protein sequence MFWEGAKAGKLMLPRCTTCNRVHWYPRLLCPFCHSRELEWIEAKGEGRIHTFAVQHRAFGGWTDEVPFVTAYIDLHEGDRMFTVLRGVDPTKPESIRIGAKVRVEFEQASDEVSIPFWRVVEE, from the coding sequence GTGTTCTGGGAGGGGGCGAAGGCGGGAAAGCTGATGCTGCCCCGCTGCACGACCTGCAACCGGGTCCACTGGTACCCGCGGCTGCTCTGCCCGTTCTGCCACTCTCGGGAGCTGGAGTGGATCGAGGCGAAGGGCGAGGGGCGCATCCATACGTTCGCGGTCCAGCACCGCGCCTTCGGCGGCTGGACCGATGAGGTGCCGTTCGTCACGGCGTACATCGACCTGCACGAGGGGGACCGGATGTTCACCGTGCTGCGCGGGGTCGACCCGACGAAGCCGGAGTCGATCCGGATCGGGGCGAAGGTGCGCGTGGAATTCGAACAGGCCAGCGACGAGGTGAGCATCCCGTTCTGGCGCGTGGTGGAGGAGTAA
- a CDS encoding phospholipase D-like domain-containing anti-phage protein has product MSGLRRFSSRREQLDQVFLRDRLAGARRYDRIAGYFRSSIFELVGEEIGGIERVRVVCNSDLDERDFRVAQYQREIQLKARWNELDPAVEALLHRERYLRLLELLRSGRVEIRVVPRNRVFIHGKAGVIELADGRTTSFIGSVNESRAAFTTNYEIVWEDPSPEAVAWVQEEFDALWKEAVPLPEAIITEIERLTRRSEIPLRNVQEEPKKAAPAAFVESPIYRRGEQLQPWQRSFVSMVVEHRELYGKARLLLADQVGLGKTLSMGTAAVVTALLGDGTVLILCPASLTLQWQVELWDRLGVPSAVWRSNEKQWLDFTGSLVGTNGPAEILRCPRQVGIVSTGLITQQTAESELLLRLRYGTVILDEAHRARRRSAMGKDQRGEPNNLLAFMLQVAERTRHLLLGTATPIQTNVAELWDLLEVLDRGAGFVLGAQTFSVWRDVHRALPIVKGEVTPQNESEAWEWLRSPLPPSTELPWLAGLRTQLGLDQHTFNASNIPYEKLPEDRHLVLGEALVDRFFELHNPIVRHTVLRRRDILENQGLLPRVGVRLHPDRYAGPGTYQDVVFVNGLGLLTNPWFQSAYEAAERFCESLHARDKAAGFMKVLMRQRICSSFAAGLSTARRMLASAVPDDEDENAERVRRVIGKLTPDEIGHLQEIVEQLSSPDARDPKLDAVDYFLQRHRTDGRTWLEHGCIIFSQYYDTAVWLAENLAQRIPAETIAVYAGAGKSRIYREGESAFVNRNDIKDAVARRDIRLVVATDAACEGLNLQTLGTLINVDLPWNPSRLEQRLGRIKRIGQLRETVDMLNLVYHDTQDERVYEVLSERMKDTYDIFGSLPDTIEDDWVEDAETLRNRLEQYLAERERARNAFELQYEHDIDPNAERWDQCAEVLARGEVTDYLARGWPPPRVKPVVDRLALEEHDDSYASDH; this is encoded by the coding sequence ATGAGCGGGCTGCGGCGGTTTTCCTCCCGCAGAGAGCAGCTGGACCAGGTATTCCTCCGCGACCGGCTCGCGGGAGCACGGCGGTACGACCGGATCGCCGGCTATTTTCGGAGCTCCATCTTCGAACTGGTCGGCGAGGAGATTGGCGGCATCGAGCGGGTGCGGGTCGTGTGCAACAGCGACCTCGACGAGCGCGATTTCCGGGTGGCGCAGTATCAGCGGGAAATCCAGCTCAAGGCTCGCTGGAACGAACTGGACCCGGCAGTCGAGGCGCTGCTCCACCGGGAACGGTACCTCCGTCTGCTGGAGTTGCTCCGCTCCGGGCGCGTCGAAATTCGGGTGGTGCCGCGGAATCGCGTCTTCATTCACGGCAAGGCCGGTGTGATTGAGCTGGCGGATGGGCGCACGACAAGCTTCATCGGCTCGGTCAATGAATCGAGGGCAGCGTTTACAACAAACTACGAGATCGTCTGGGAGGATCCGTCGCCCGAGGCAGTGGCCTGGGTCCAGGAGGAGTTTGACGCCCTCTGGAAGGAGGCGGTGCCGCTTCCCGAGGCCATCATCACGGAAATCGAGCGGCTCACGCGAAGGTCGGAGATCCCGCTCCGCAACGTCCAGGAGGAGCCGAAAAAGGCAGCTCCGGCGGCCTTCGTGGAGTCACCCATCTATCGGCGTGGCGAACAGCTCCAGCCCTGGCAGCGCTCGTTCGTCAGCATGGTGGTCGAGCATCGCGAACTCTATGGGAAAGCGCGCCTGCTGCTGGCCGACCAGGTCGGGCTCGGGAAAACGCTCTCCATGGGCACGGCGGCGGTTGTCACAGCGCTTCTCGGAGACGGGACGGTCCTCATCCTCTGTCCCGCCTCGTTGACGCTCCAGTGGCAAGTCGAACTCTGGGACCGGCTCGGGGTGCCGTCCGCGGTTTGGCGGTCGAACGAAAAGCAGTGGCTGGATTTCACCGGGTCGCTGGTCGGTACCAATGGGCCGGCGGAAATCCTCCGATGCCCGAGGCAGGTCGGCATTGTTTCTACCGGGCTCATCACCCAACAGACGGCCGAAAGCGAACTGTTGCTCCGTCTTCGCTACGGGACCGTCATCCTCGATGAGGCGCACCGCGCCCGTCGGCGCTCAGCGATGGGCAAGGACCAGCGCGGCGAGCCGAACAATCTGCTTGCGTTCATGCTCCAGGTCGCCGAACGGACCCGTCATCTCCTGCTCGGGACGGCCACCCCGATTCAAACGAACGTGGCCGAGCTCTGGGACCTGCTGGAGGTCCTCGACCGTGGGGCGGGGTTCGTCCTCGGTGCACAGACGTTTTCGGTCTGGCGCGACGTTCACCGGGCACTCCCGATCGTCAAAGGCGAAGTCACGCCTCAGAACGAGAGCGAAGCATGGGAGTGGCTTCGATCGCCGCTTCCGCCGTCAACGGAACTCCCGTGGCTGGCTGGGTTGAGGACTCAGCTCGGACTGGACCAGCATACGTTCAATGCGAGCAATATCCCGTACGAGAAGCTCCCGGAAGATCGACACCTCGTCCTCGGCGAGGCACTGGTGGACCGATTCTTCGAACTCCATAACCCCATAGTGCGGCACACGGTCCTGCGCCGACGCGACATCCTGGAGAACCAGGGGCTCTTGCCAAGGGTCGGGGTGCGTCTCCATCCCGACCGATATGCAGGTCCTGGGACGTACCAAGACGTTGTCTTTGTGAACGGATTAGGGCTATTGACTAACCCCTGGTTCCAATCCGCCTACGAGGCCGCGGAGCGATTCTGCGAGTCTCTCCATGCTCGCGATAAGGCTGCCGGCTTCATGAAGGTGCTCATGAGGCAGCGCATCTGCTCAAGCTTTGCTGCTGGACTCTCGACAGCACGACGTATGCTCGCTAGCGCAGTACCAGACGATGAAGACGAAAACGCTGAGCGAGTGCGGCGTGTCATTGGGAAGCTGACTCCGGACGAGATTGGACACCTTCAGGAGATTGTGGAGCAGCTCTCCAGCCCCGACGCCCGAGATCCGAAGCTCGATGCCGTTGACTACTTTCTTCAAAGGCACCGTACTGACGGCCGTACTTGGCTTGAGCACGGATGCATCATCTTCAGCCAGTACTACGACACAGCAGTTTGGCTCGCAGAGAATCTCGCGCAACGAATTCCAGCGGAGACGATAGCCGTCTATGCTGGCGCAGGAAAGAGCCGCATATACCGAGAGGGAGAAAGCGCTTTCGTAAACCGTAATGACATTAAGGATGCGGTTGCGCGTAGAGATATCAGGCTCGTTGTTGCCACCGATGCGGCCTGTGAAGGGCTAAACCTGCAGACGTTAGGGACGCTAATTAACGTCGATCTGCCATGGAATCCATCACGTCTCGAGCAGAGACTTGGCCGGATTAAACGAATCGGTCAGTTGCGGGAAACGGTTGACATGCTCAACCTTGTTTACCATGATACCCAGGATGAAAGGGTCTATGAGGTCCTTTCGGAGCGGATGAAAGACACCTACGATATCTTCGGAAGTCTTCCGGATACCATCGAAGACGATTGGGTCGAGGACGCGGAGACCCTGCGAAACAGGCTCGAGCAGTACCTAGCTGAGCGAGAGCGCGCAAGGAATGCTTTCGAACTCCAATACGAACACGACATCGACCCGAATGCCGAGCGGTGGGACCAGTGTGCCGAAGTCCTCGCGAGAGGAGAGGTGACCGACTATCTCGCACGAGGTTGGCCTCCACCACGCGTTAAGCCCGTAGTGGACCGTCTCGCCCTTGAGGAGCATGACGACAGCTACGCGAGCGACCATTAA
- a CDS encoding thiolase C-terminal domain-containing protein, giving the protein MPGELSRAAAIIGAAEANEIGYPATPKTAMQLHIEAIKNVSEQTGIPISRIDGVFSAGWSSQLAEHLGLHPKYIDTTSVGGCSFEMHVHHALAAIHAGIIDVALISHGENGWSARATGGRGTGRPRGAPDPWDPGQQFQAIYGVAGAPSNYAHAMTRHNYRFGSTPEDFAHIAVVTRQWAMLNPRAIMFSKETNPGGGPITVEDVQNSRVVAWPLTLLHCCLVTDYGGAVLVASPEIARSVKTKPVWIAGAGESMGHSNMLEMEDFTATSAAASAAAAYRMAGMGPEDMEMAMIYDSFTITAGITAEMLGLAPRGEGFRLWKDGHAAPGGKFPINTNGGGLSFNHSGMYGMQLLVEAYRQLSRTAEDGVTGLPGKQVNARSCIVNGTGGSLSTTGTLILVAD; this is encoded by the coding sequence ATGCCCGGAGAGCTTTCCCGCGCGGCCGCCATCATCGGGGCGGCAGAGGCGAACGAGATCGGCTACCCCGCAACGCCCAAGACGGCGATGCAGCTGCACATCGAGGCGATTAAGAACGTCAGCGAGCAGACGGGCATCCCGATTTCGCGGATCGACGGGGTGTTCAGCGCCGGCTGGTCGTCGCAGCTGGCGGAGCACCTCGGGCTCCATCCGAAGTACATCGATACGACGTCGGTGGGCGGGTGTTCGTTCGAGATGCACGTGCACCATGCGCTGGCGGCGATCCACGCCGGGATTATCGACGTGGCGCTCATCAGCCACGGCGAGAACGGGTGGTCGGCGCGGGCGACCGGCGGGCGGGGGACCGGGCGGCCGCGGGGCGCGCCGGACCCCTGGGACCCGGGGCAGCAGTTCCAGGCGATTTACGGGGTGGCAGGCGCGCCCTCGAACTACGCGCATGCGATGACCCGGCACAACTACCGGTTCGGTTCGACGCCGGAGGACTTCGCGCATATTGCGGTGGTGACGCGGCAGTGGGCGATGCTGAACCCGCGGGCGATTATGTTTTCGAAGGAGACGAACCCGGGCGGCGGGCCGATTACGGTGGAGGACGTGCAGAACTCGCGGGTGGTGGCCTGGCCGCTGACGCTGCTGCACTGCTGCCTGGTGACCGACTACGGCGGCGCGGTGCTGGTCGCGAGCCCGGAGATTGCACGGAGCGTGAAGACGAAGCCGGTGTGGATTGCCGGGGCCGGCGAGAGCATGGGGCATTCGAACATGCTCGAGATGGAGGATTTCACGGCGACGTCGGCGGCGGCTTCGGCTGCGGCGGCCTACCGGATGGCCGGCATGGGGCCGGAGGACATGGAGATGGCGATGATCTACGACTCGTTCACGATCACCGCCGGGATAACGGCCGAGATGCTGGGGCTGGCGCCGCGGGGCGAAGGCTTCCGGCTCTGGAAGGACGGCCATGCGGCGCCGGGCGGGAAGTTCCCGATCAACACCAACGGCGGCGGGCTCTCCTTCAACCACTCGGGGATGTACGGGATGCAGCTGCTGGTCGAGGCGTACCGGCAGCTCTCGCGGACTGCCGAGGACGGCGTGACCGGCCTGCCCGGGAAGCAGGTGAATGCGCGCTCGTGCATCGTCAACGGCACGGGCGGGAGCCTTTCGACGACGGGGACGCTGATTCTCGTGGCCGACTGA
- a CDS encoding tyrosine-type recombinase/integrase, with protein sequence MARRPYGSGSVHRVNDPARRNKPWRAAVHVGGGKYRVRWAATRREAERLVQELLAERARGVLGPPGRLTVRQFLEEWLAGAQHRLKPQSASTYRDRITRHVLPHLGDRRLTALQPLDLERLYRRLLDAGLAPSTVRITHKIVHKALADAVRLGYLAANPADRAAPPRVAQATAGTVLGPEEARRLLEAAMGDRLEALAVLALTTGMRQGELLALRWRDVDLEGGTVRITGSLARADGEYRIQEPKTASSRRAVALGELARSALRAHRQRQLEERLRAGPAWRDLDLVFCREDGYYLNARSIREWFDRLLECAGVPKIRFHDLRHTAATLAMVAGVDVRTTGALLGHASATLTLDTYGHVLPGAAAAAAAAIDAALRG encoded by the coding sequence ATGGCGCGACGACCCTACGGCAGCGGTTCGGTTCATAGGGTGAACGACCCGGCGCGGCGCAATAAACCGTGGCGCGCGGCGGTCCATGTCGGCGGTGGCAAGTACCGGGTGCGCTGGGCGGCCACCCGGCGGGAGGCGGAGCGGCTCGTGCAGGAGCTGCTCGCCGAGCGGGCGCGCGGCGTGCTCGGGCCGCCCGGCCGGCTGACCGTGCGGCAGTTCCTCGAGGAGTGGCTCGCAGGCGCACAGCACCGGCTGAAGCCGCAGTCTGCCAGCACGTACCGCGACCGCATCACCCGGCACGTCCTGCCCCACCTGGGCGACCGGCGGCTGACCGCACTCCAGCCGCTCGACCTCGAACGGCTGTACCGGCGCCTGCTCGACGCGGGGCTGGCGCCCAGCACCGTACGCATCACCCACAAAATCGTGCACAAAGCGCTGGCCGATGCCGTCCGGCTGGGCTACCTCGCGGCCAATCCTGCTGACCGTGCCGCCCCGCCGCGGGTAGCGCAGGCAACTGCCGGCACCGTCCTGGGCCCCGAGGAGGCCCGTCGCCTGCTCGAGGCCGCCATGGGCGACCGGCTCGAGGCCCTCGCCGTCCTCGCCCTCACCACCGGCATGCGGCAGGGAGAACTCCTCGCGCTCCGCTGGCGCGACGTCGACCTCGAGGGCGGCACCGTTCGTATCACCGGCTCCCTCGCCCGTGCCGACGGCGAGTACCGCATCCAGGAGCCGAAGACGGCCAGCAGCCGGCGCGCGGTGGCGCTCGGCGAACTTGCTCGTTCGGCCCTTCGCGCCCACCGCCAGCGCCAGCTGGAGGAGCGGCTGCGGGCCGGCCCAGCGTGGCGTGACCTCGACCTTGTCTTCTGCCGCGAGGACGGCTACTACCTGAACGCCCGTTCAATCCGGGAGTGGTTCGACAGGCTGCTCGAGTGCGCCGGCGTCCCCAAGATTCGCTTCCACGACCTCCGGCACACCGCGGCGACGCTGGCGATGGTCGCCGGCGTGGACGTCCGCACCACCGGCGCCCTGCTCGGCCACGCCTCCGCCACGCTGACCCTTGACACCTACGGCCACGTGCTCCCCGGCGCCGCCGCAGCCGCCGCGGCTGCCATCGACGCCGCCCTCCGCGGCTGA